In a single window of the Bacillus mycoides genome:
- a CDS encoding SMI1/KNR4 family protein codes for MRNDLTWPVPDEPVSAEYINNVGKEIGYIFPCDYVECATNNNGSAVLPYKFEIGTITKVFGTLLTYDVDSSEYIVKVYNQYISTLPNALVPFAFDPAGNLICFDYKNHEEDPIVVFWEHEGAWEKETLMESEGITAEEAEEVARENVFYIANNFTEFLNKLHD; via the coding sequence ATGAGAAATGACTTAACATGGCCAGTACCGGATGAGCCAGTTTCAGCAGAATATATAAACAATGTGGGAAAAGAGATAGGCTATATATTTCCATGTGACTATGTAGAATGTGCTACAAATAATAATGGTTCGGCTGTGTTACCTTATAAATTTGAAATAGGCACGATAACAAAGGTATTTGGAACTTTACTTACTTATGATGTGGATAGTAGTGAGTATATCGTTAAAGTATATAATCAGTATATTTCTACTCTACCAAATGCATTGGTGCCATTCGCATTTGATCCAGCAGGAAATTTAATTTGCTTTGATTATAAAAATCATGAAGAAGATCCAATTGTCGTCTTTTGGGAACATGAGGGGGCATGGGAAAAGGAAACATTGATGGAAAGTGAAGGGATTACGGCTGAGGAAGCAGAGGAAGTAGCGAGAGAAAATGTATTCTATATTGCTAATAATTTTACGGAGTTTTTAAATAAGTTACATGATTAA
- the imm47 gene encoding Imm47 family immunity protein — protein MELEHLKKDIWYGEISNHTIETLKSNLRDSATEKESFILISELLKLGDFSVKGLLIELMNSTRNELVLHLCTRLFCSVATHDDLLETNNLKFLSSASEDGVHNFVVSAGETLSYHVVPYLLALLEEWEDTFVEKAIRNELSWMLGIEDEYYEVPLEEFNEAYSVFIENNDTQEYYYRNRLSFPGDLAKELVSEVMSSLRDRTTYNVVTIPSILSIWSGIKCPIQYDTIITNEKNRELMSYIDVLTKKEWKIGKKYFYGHVVV, from the coding sequence ATGGAATTAGAGCATTTAAAAAAAGATATTTGGTATGGAGAAATTTCTAATCATACAATTGAAACTCTTAAGTCTAACTTAAGGGATAGTGCAACAGAGAAAGAATCCTTTATTTTAATTAGCGAATTGTTAAAGTTAGGTGATTTCTCTGTAAAGGGGTTACTAATTGAACTTATGAATAGTACTCGAAATGAGCTTGTTTTACATTTATGCACTAGACTATTTTGTTCAGTAGCTACTCACGATGATTTATTAGAAACGAATAATTTGAAATTCCTTTCAAGTGCTTCAGAGGATGGAGTTCATAATTTTGTAGTAAGTGCTGGTGAAACTCTTTCATATCATGTAGTACCATATCTTTTAGCGTTACTAGAAGAGTGGGAAGATACCTTTGTTGAAAAAGCTATAAGAAATGAACTTTCATGGATGCTTGGAATTGAGGACGAGTATTATGAAGTACCGTTAGAAGAATTTAATGAAGCTTATTCTGTTTTTATCGAAAATAACGATACGCAAGAATATTATTATCGTAATAGACTATCTTTTCCTGGAGATTTGGCAAAGGAGTTAGTTTCGGAAGTTATGAGTTCTTTAAGAGATAGAACTACTTATAATGTTGTTACTATACCTTCCATTTTATCAATTTGGAGTGGAATCAAATGTCCTATTCAATACGATACGATAATAACAAATGAAAAAAATAGAGAGTTGATGTCATATATTGATGTTCTAACAAAGAAAGAATGGAAGATTGGTAAAAAGTATTTTTATGGACATGTAGTCGTATAA
- a CDS encoding toxin-antitoxin system YwqK family antitoxin, with protein sequence MDVLSKKYVLEHGINFDEELWFTSSSDEVLDKPEDKNGKPFTGLAYELYENGNLAYYCYYKDGFKEGDYVKFYQSGKVKTTNFMIKGQTRGIRKIWYECEVLKYEGEFKFGICLHYTEWDKHGDVIRKKVAPTKEELAFINRCSKREDNPLI encoded by the coding sequence ATGGATGTACTAAGTAAAAAATACGTATTAGAGCATGGAATAAATTTTGATGAGGAACTTTGGTTTACCTCATCCAGTGATGAAGTGCTAGATAAGCCAGAAGATAAGAATGGGAAACCTTTTACTGGTTTAGCATATGAGTTATATGAAAATGGCAACCTAGCGTATTATTGTTACTATAAAGATGGTTTTAAAGAAGGGGATTATGTTAAGTTTTATCAGAGCGGAAAAGTGAAAACTACGAATTTCATGATAAAAGGACAGACAAGAGGGATACGGAAAATTTGGTATGAATGCGAAGTACTCAAATATGAAGGAGAATTTAAGTTTGGTATTTGTTTACATTATACAGAATGGGATAAACATGGGGATGTAATTAGAAAAAAAGTTGCACCGACAAAAGAGGAATTAGCATTCATCAACCGATGCTCTAAACGAGAAGATAATCCATTGATATAA
- a CDS encoding SMI1/KNR4 family protein — protein sequence MRKVEWQFADEAVNEDLVREISNKIGFKFPIDYIKCVAVNNGANVEPELFNVNNHERIFGTLLSFNENSDEYIVDVYSDFINILPKELFPFAFDPAGNLICFDYKNHEEDPIVVFWEHEGAWEKETLMESEGITVKEAEEVARENVFFVANHFTEFLNKLHD from the coding sequence GTGAGAAAAGTAGAATGGCAATTTGCTGATGAAGCTGTAAATGAAGATCTTGTAAGAGAGATTAGTAATAAAATAGGCTTTAAATTTCCAATTGATTATATAAAATGTGTAGCTGTAAATAATGGTGCCAATGTAGAGCCAGAATTATTTAATGTGAATAATCACGAAAGAATTTTTGGTACTTTATTATCTTTTAATGAAAATAGTGATGAATATATAGTTGATGTATATAGTGATTTTATTAATATATTACCTAAAGAATTATTTCCTTTTGCGTTTGACCCAGCAGGAAATTTAATTTGCTTTGATTATAAAAATCATGAAGAAGATCCAATTGTCGTCTTTTGGGAACATGAGGGGGCATGGGAAAAGGAAACATTGATGGAAAGCGAAGGGATTACGGTTAAGGAAGCAGAGGAAGTAGCGAGAGAAAATGTATTTTTTGTGGCTAATCATTTTACGGAGTTTTTAAATAAGTTACATGATTAG
- a CDS encoding suppressor of fused domain protein — protein sequence MKIWKINSQYDQLECENEEGQEIFNNYFQGQSVINTWNPLQMKLLNEGEPSDLLSEIPLVFTKKAIEVVFDLIKRKVEILPLVHERYECYAINVLNVLDCIDYENADPDDFGGFDKFAFITEKIRGEHIFCALNTKHKYGDFPIVSVQTFVSNEFKERVAKSELKGFEFELVWESDEKNDEQKIENNPMIRPTSIEDFKSHIQLHYGMITNHIEANTKMITDVELYDVGPNKMVDCHTVVTYRNSYFRMPAPSSVDSGYAELVMHLPKDWDVSVSALVSSKYSWPLRLLQEFGEMTREYGLGQWLIFPNQLDEGKGDYNASIHPYSKETEFSGVMIVPPIPQCSGAFKMEFREDGKRIEGDWPVYFHTLLPLYKEEIHCYYTDGLDVLLQKLMKNGVEAAFDFNRENTCK from the coding sequence ATGAAAATATGGAAAATTAATTCACAGTATGATCAATTAGAGTGTGAGAATGAAGAAGGACAAGAAATTTTTAATAACTATTTTCAAGGTCAATCAGTAATTAATACGTGGAATCCATTGCAAATGAAACTTTTAAATGAGGGGGAACCATCAGATTTATTAAGTGAAATACCACTTGTTTTTACAAAAAAAGCGATAGAAGTAGTATTTGATTTAATTAAAAGGAAAGTTGAAATTCTTCCACTTGTTCATGAACGATATGAATGTTATGCAATAAATGTATTAAATGTATTAGATTGTATTGATTATGAGAATGCGGACCCTGATGATTTTGGTGGATTTGATAAATTTGCTTTTATTACAGAGAAAATTAGGGGGGAGCATATTTTTTGTGCATTGAATACAAAGCATAAATATGGGGATTTTCCGATTGTATCTGTACAAACTTTCGTATCAAACGAATTTAAAGAGAGAGTTGCAAAAAGTGAACTAAAAGGATTTGAGTTTGAATTAGTATGGGAATCTGATGAGAAAAATGATGAACAAAAAATAGAAAATAATCCAATGATACGTCCAACGTCAATAGAAGATTTTAAGTCACATATTCAGCTGCATTATGGAATGATTACGAATCATATAGAAGCAAATACAAAAATGATTACCGATGTAGAATTATATGATGTTGGACCAAATAAAATGGTTGATTGTCATACAGTAGTAACGTATCGAAATAGCTATTTCCGTATGCCAGCTCCATCGAGTGTAGATAGTGGTTATGCAGAGCTTGTCATGCATCTACCGAAGGATTGGGATGTATCAGTATCCGCTTTGGTGAGTTCGAAATACAGTTGGCCTTTACGTCTTTTACAAGAATTTGGAGAAATGACAAGGGAATATGGATTAGGGCAATGGCTTATATTTCCGAATCAATTAGATGAAGGCAAGGGAGATTACAATGCGTCAATTCATCCATATAGTAAAGAGACGGAATTTTCTGGTGTAATGATTGTGCCACCAATTCCACAGTGTTCAGGGGCATTCAAAATGGAATTTCGTGAAGATGGTAAAAGAATAGAGGGTGACTGGCCGGTATACTTCCATACATTATTACCATTATATAAAGAAGAAATCCATTGTTATTACACAGATGGACTTGATGTATTATTACAAAAATTAATGAAAAATGGCGTTGAAGCAGCATTTGACTTTAATCGAGAGAATACGTGTAAATAA
- a CDS encoding SecY-interacting protein Syd, whose amino-acid sequence MKRYEESEGREFRYIQIGFISSEDKAIIFDNETGEVLIENFETEEKEFLSNSLVELISNLKMEQR is encoded by the coding sequence ATGAAACGGTATGAGGAGAGTGAAGGGAGAGAATTTAGGTATATACAGATAGGATTTATCTCTTCGGAAGATAAGGCTATTATTTTTGATAATGAAACAGGAGAAGTATTAATAGAAAACTTTGAAACAGAAGAAAAGGAGTTTCTTTCTAATTCCCTAGTTGAGTTGATAAGTAATTTAAAAATGGAGCAGAGATAA
- a CDS encoding SUKH-4 family immunity protein: protein MISPQDFLVNWNEEIYGLIHYNEKIIHSFSFSKETKDFLIKAGFPESAPPFLTFESADNGGGIRLSEIQNELGTMYDKFIYFGFTDSGNPICIDESKSQLVYIDYDNKNKVVLINSTIEKFAESLLVYVEFIREVKAANGRKAYIEKNIPKGLVEWISSALRKIDAAALTEGCFWTEELGSFSE from the coding sequence ATGATCTCACCACAAGATTTTTTAGTGAATTGGAATGAAGAAATATACGGTTTAATTCATTATAATGAAAAAATCATTCACTCGTTTTCCTTCTCGAAAGAAACGAAAGACTTCTTAATTAAAGCAGGTTTTCCCGAGTCTGCTCCTCCATTTCTTACATTTGAATCTGCAGATAACGGTGGCGGGATAAGGTTGAGCGAGATACAAAATGAATTAGGTACGATGTATGATAAGTTTATATACTTTGGATTTACTGATAGTGGAAATCCAATCTGTATTGATGAATCTAAATCACAACTCGTATATATAGATTATGACAATAAAAATAAAGTCGTTCTTATAAATAGTACGATAGAGAAGTTTGCAGAATCTTTACTTGTCTATGTGGAATTTATAAGAGAAGTAAAGGCTGCCAATGGAAGAAAGGCTTATATTGAAAAAAATATACCTAAAGGTTTGGTGGAGTGGATTTCTAGTGCACTTCGAAAAATTGATGCAGCTGCTTTAACGGAAGGATGTTTTTGGACAGAGGAACTAGGGAGTTTTAGTGAATAA
- a CDS encoding DUF6985 domain-containing protein: MRVNDSVFGEIEYNYAWAKCMPITFIGNVTEIDLMIDGEEDGRFDEGQYVAYQSLIKNWEEVQISLLQSILDYYKQRRCELGYDIGVRENYPLVETTDQILEMIGLEGIVVPYADITEGREVGITFNCTWDIENGVGVRLLNEKVMEVGYQDIIF; encoded by the coding sequence ATGAGAGTGAATGATTCAGTTTTTGGAGAGATTGAATATAATTATGCTTGGGCTAAGTGTATGCCTATAACTTTTATAGGTAATGTAACTGAGATTGATTTGATGATAGATGGTGAAGAAGATGGGAGGTTTGATGAAGGGCAGTATGTAGCGTATCAATCATTAATAAAAAATTGGGAAGAGGTACAAATAAGTTTACTACAGTCTATATTAGATTATTACAAACAAAGGCGATGTGAATTAGGATATGATATTGGAGTGCGAGAAAATTATCCATTAGTTGAAACAACTGATCAAATACTAGAGATGATCGGTTTAGAGGGTATTGTTGTTCCGTATGCAGATATTACGGAAGGACGAGAGGTTGGAATTACATTTAATTGTACGTGGGATATAGAAAATGGTGTAGGAGTTCGTTTATTAAATGAAAAGGTAATGGAAGTAGGTTATCAGGATATTATTTTTTAA
- a CDS encoding DNA alkylation repair protein yields MDFKTVMQELEALGKERTKKIYISNGAHEPVFGVATGAMKPIAKKIKLNQELAEELYATGNYDAMYFAGIIADPKAMSESDFNRWIDGAYFYMLSDYVVAVTLSESNIAQDVADQWIASGDELKMSAGWSCYCWLLGNRKDNEFSESKISNMLEMVKDTIHHSPERTKSAMNNFLNTVAISYVPLHEKAVEIAKEVGIVEIKRDNKKSSLLNATESIQKELDRGRMGFKRKYVRC; encoded by the coding sequence ATGGATTTTAAAACAGTTATGCAAGAACTTGAGGCTCTAGGTAAGGAAAGAACGAAAAAAATATACATATCTAACGGTGCGCACGAACCAGTTTTTGGCGTAGCTACAGGTGCCATGAAACCAATCGCTAAAAAAATAAAATTAAATCAAGAATTAGCTGAAGAACTTTATGCCACAGGCAACTACGATGCTATGTATTTTGCAGGCATTATTGCCGACCCAAAAGCTATGAGTGAATCGGATTTTAACCGTTGGATAGATGGGGCTTATTTTTATATGCTATCTGATTATGTTGTAGCAGTAACTTTATCGGAGTCAAATATTGCACAAGACGTTGCTGATCAATGGATTGCGAGTGGGGACGAGCTTAAAATGTCTGCCGGCTGGAGTTGCTACTGTTGGCTTTTAGGAAATCGCAAAGACAATGAATTTTCCGAAAGTAAAATTTCCAATATGCTTGAAATGGTGAAAGATACAATTCATCATTCGCCAGAACGAACAAAATCCGCTATGAATAATTTCCTAAACACGGTAGCAATTTCATATGTACCACTACACGAAAAAGCAGTCGAAATTGCAAAAGAAGTTGGTATAGTTGAAATCAAACGTGATAATAAAAAAAGCAGTTTGCTTAATGCTACAGAGAGTATTCAGAAAGAACTTGATAGAGGAAGAATGGGTTTCAAACGTAAGTATGTAAGATGTTAA
- a CDS encoding ankyrin repeat domain-containing protein — MDKIQFAKRIRESVKSGQLDTLRDLLGKNPEMLSYVTPFGTWLHVAAAYGNLEIIEYLIHSGIDIHAKCGSFSTNALERAATKGHLHIAEYFIKHQVEMDTSEPDRNPLFAAIYSGHFEIVKLLIMNGIDITIKYSGNNMKEMDAYMFAVERGEMEIAEYVKRKLNENIYS, encoded by the coding sequence ATGGATAAGATTCAATTTGCGAAAAGGATTAGAGAGTCTGTAAAAAGTGGTCAATTGGACACGTTAAGAGATTTGCTTGGCAAAAATCCAGAAATGTTATCGTATGTCACACCATTTGGTACGTGGTTACATGTAGCGGCGGCCTATGGGAATTTAGAAATAATAGAATATTTAATCCATTCAGGGATAGATATTCATGCAAAGTGTGGGTCTTTTTCTACAAATGCACTTGAAAGAGCAGCTACGAAAGGGCATTTACATATTGCAGAGTACTTTATTAAACATCAAGTTGAAATGGATACTAGTGAACCGGATCGAAATCCTCTGTTTGCTGCCATATATAGTGGGCATTTTGAGATTGTTAAATTGCTAATTATGAATGGGATAGATATAACGATAAAATATTCTGGTAATAATATGAAAGAAATGGACGCTTATATGTTTGCTGTTGAAAGAGGGGAGATGGAAATTGCAGAGTATGTAAAGCGTAAGTTGAATGAGAATATATATTCATAA
- a CDS encoding immunity 22 family protein, which yields MEVHGMVSIWLGNMKTQDQLDTYMDITYDEEGDAIPARFFVDFNIDMIDVDEDFIEKEVLEEASEDISMLLTGCSYDDKILSRINEVVKLNKSYNSIVLIYNFQYDNSVSNFEGFDFVTATSYL from the coding sequence ATGGAAGTACATGGAATGGTTTCAATATGGTTGGGTAACATGAAAACGCAAGATCAATTGGATACATATATGGATATTACGTATGATGAAGAAGGAGACGCTATACCAGCAAGATTTTTTGTTGATTTTAATATAGATATGATTGATGTAGATGAGGATTTTATTGAAAAGGAAGTGTTAGAAGAAGCAAGTGAAGACATTTCTATGTTATTAACGGGATGTTCATATGATGATAAAATATTATCTCGAATTAACGAAGTAGTTAAATTAAATAAATCCTATAATTCTATCGTTTTAATTTATAATTTTCAGTATGACAATTCGGTTAGTAATTTTGAAGGCTTTGATTTTGTAACTGCAACAAGCTATCTATAA